The following coding sequences are from one Cystobacter fuscus DSM 2262 window:
- the rtcR gene encoding RNA repair transcriptional activator RtcR, with protein sequence MAKTRIRETVVFGVLGTNLDAGRGPRRWDKWRPSVGLCQQEDLLVHRFELLHPPGQEELARTVEQDIQQVSPETQVRPTAVGIRNPWDLEETYGALLDYARTYPFQPEQEDYLVHITTGTHITQISLFLLVESRHIPARLVQTSPPASGRDHGGPGTHTLIDLDLSKYDTLASRFQQEQREGLSFLKAGIDTRNAAFNRLIERIEQVATSSRAPLLLMGPTGAGKSQLARRIYQLKKARRHVSGPFVDVNCATLRGDGAMSALFGHVKGAFTGAVADRPGLLRQANAGVLFLDEIGELGADEQAMLLRALEDKRFLPVGSDKEVESDFQLLAGTNRDLLAEVERGRFREDLLARINLWTFRLPALRERPEDILPNLLYEMDQASQALGTRVTMNKEAQAHFLRFATSAEARWSGNFRDLNAAVLRMATLAPGGRITREGVDEELERLRAAWLPTPSTARPVAAEDLVTRVLGEDKAEALDRFDRAQLEEVLAVCREARSLSDAGRMLFACSRAQKKSVNDADRLRKYLARFGLEWSGVQA encoded by the coding sequence ATGGCGAAGACGCGAATCCGCGAGACGGTGGTGTTCGGGGTGCTGGGGACCAACCTGGACGCGGGCCGGGGGCCCCGGAGGTGGGACAAGTGGCGTCCCTCCGTGGGGCTCTGTCAGCAGGAGGATCTGCTGGTGCACCGCTTCGAGCTGCTCCATCCCCCCGGCCAGGAGGAGCTGGCTCGCACGGTGGAGCAGGACATCCAGCAGGTCTCCCCCGAGACCCAGGTGCGCCCCACCGCCGTGGGCATCCGCAACCCGTGGGACCTGGAGGAGACCTACGGCGCGCTGCTCGACTACGCCCGCACATACCCCTTCCAGCCCGAGCAGGAGGACTACCTCGTGCACATCACCACGGGCACCCACATCACGCAGATCAGCCTGTTCCTCCTGGTGGAGAGCCGGCACATCCCCGCGCGGCTGGTGCAGACCTCGCCTCCGGCCTCCGGCCGGGACCATGGCGGGCCGGGGACGCACACCCTCATCGACCTGGACTTGTCGAAGTACGACACCCTGGCGAGCCGCTTCCAGCAGGAGCAGCGCGAGGGCCTGTCCTTCCTCAAGGCGGGCATCGACACGCGCAACGCGGCCTTCAACCGGCTCATCGAGCGCATCGAACAGGTGGCCACGAGCTCACGCGCGCCCCTGTTGCTCATGGGTCCTACCGGCGCGGGCAAGTCCCAGCTCGCCCGGCGCATCTACCAGCTCAAGAAGGCGCGGCGGCACGTGAGCGGCCCCTTCGTGGACGTCAACTGCGCCACCCTGCGCGGCGACGGGGCCATGTCCGCCCTCTTCGGCCACGTGAAGGGGGCATTCACCGGCGCGGTGGCGGACCGGCCGGGGCTCTTGCGCCAGGCGAACGCGGGCGTGCTCTTCCTCGACGAAATCGGCGAGCTGGGCGCGGACGAGCAGGCCATGCTCCTGCGCGCGCTCGAGGACAAGCGCTTCCTGCCGGTGGGCTCGGACAAGGAGGTGGAGAGCGACTTCCAGCTGCTCGCGGGCACCAACCGGGATCTGCTCGCCGAGGTGGAGCGCGGACGCTTCCGGGAGGATCTGCTCGCGCGCATCAACCTGTGGACCTTCCGGCTGCCCGCCTTGCGCGAGCGGCCCGAGGACATCCTCCCCAACCTCCTCTATGAGATGGATCAGGCCTCGCAGGCGCTCGGCACGCGCGTGACGATGAACAAGGAGGCCCAGGCCCACTTCCTGCGCTTCGCCACCTCCGCCGAGGCGCGCTGGAGCGGCAACTTCCGCGACCTCAATGCCGCCGTGCTGCGCATGGCCACGCTCGCCCCCGGCGGCCGCATCACCCGCGAGGGCGTGGACGAGGAGCTGGAGCGGCTGCGCGCCGCGTGGCTCCCCACCCCGTCCACCGCCCGGCCCGTCGCGGCGGAGGATCTGGTGACGCGGGTGCTCGGGGAGGACAAGGCCGAGGCCCTGGACCGCTTCGACCGGGCCCAGCTCGAGGAGGTGCTCGCCGTGTGCCGCGAGGCCCGCTCCCTGTCCGACGCGGGGCGCATGCTCTTCGCCTGCTCCCGGGCACAGAAGAAGAGCGTCAACGACGCGGACCGGCTGCGCAAATACCTCGCCCGCTTCGGCCTGGAGTGGAGCGGCGTCCAGGCCTGA
- a CDS encoding RtcB family protein — protein MRTERDYEVLTNEAGGVPIKAWTVGVPFEDEAKKQLRAMAALPFVHKWVAAMPDVHRGFGATVGSVVATAGAVIPAAVGVDIGCGMIAVRTTLRAEQLPDSLGGVRSAIERAVPHGRTDNGGRNDRGTWKDAPSAHREAWGRLKPGYDAILEKHPRLGRGPDLGHLGTLGTGNHFIEVCLDEADHVWVMLHSGSRGVGNRIGSHFIELAKEDMRRFFIQLPEADLAYLPEGTEHFEDYLRAVGWAQEYAATNRELMLRSTVEALQASGELPEFSLTQAAVNCHHNYVSREHHYGKNVLVTRKGAVRAREGDLGIIPGSMGARSYIVRGKGNAESFHSCSHGAGRVMSREAAKRRFTLEDHARATEGIECRKDADVIDETPGAYKPIDEVMRAQASLVDVVHTLRQVVCVKG, from the coding sequence ATGCGGACCGAGCGCGACTACGAGGTGCTGACGAACGAGGCGGGTGGGGTGCCCATCAAGGCGTGGACGGTGGGGGTGCCGTTCGAGGACGAGGCGAAGAAGCAGCTGCGGGCGATGGCGGCCCTGCCCTTCGTCCACAAGTGGGTGGCGGCGATGCCGGACGTGCACCGCGGCTTCGGCGCGACGGTGGGCAGCGTGGTGGCGACGGCGGGCGCGGTGATTCCGGCCGCGGTGGGCGTGGACATCGGCTGCGGGATGATCGCCGTGCGCACCACGCTGCGCGCGGAGCAGTTGCCGGACTCGCTTGGCGGGGTGCGCTCGGCCATCGAGCGCGCGGTGCCGCACGGCCGCACCGACAACGGGGGCCGCAATGACCGGGGCACGTGGAAGGACGCGCCCTCGGCGCACCGCGAGGCCTGGGGCCGCCTGAAGCCCGGCTATGACGCCATCCTGGAGAAGCACCCGCGCCTGGGCCGGGGCCCGGACCTGGGTCACCTCGGGACGCTGGGGACGGGAAACCACTTCATCGAGGTGTGCCTGGATGAGGCGGACCACGTCTGGGTGATGCTGCACAGCGGCTCGCGCGGGGTGGGCAACCGCATCGGCAGCCACTTCATCGAGCTGGCCAAGGAGGACATGCGCCGCTTCTTCATCCAGTTGCCGGAGGCGGACCTGGCGTACCTGCCCGAGGGAACGGAGCACTTCGAGGACTACCTGCGCGCGGTGGGCTGGGCGCAGGAGTACGCGGCGACCAACCGCGAGCTGATGCTTCGCTCGACCGTGGAGGCGTTGCAGGCGAGCGGGGAGCTGCCGGAGTTCTCGCTCACGCAGGCGGCGGTGAACTGCCACCACAACTACGTGTCGCGGGAGCACCACTACGGCAAGAACGTGCTGGTGACGCGCAAGGGGGCGGTGCGGGCGCGCGAGGGGGACCTGGGCATCATCCCCGGCAGCATGGGGGCGCGCTCGTACATCGTGCGCGGGAAGGGGAACGCGGAGTCCTTCCACTCGTGCAGCCACGGCGCGGGCCGGGTGATGTCGCGTGAAGCGGCCAAGCGGCGCTTCACACTGGAGGACCACGCGCGGGCGACGGAGGGCATCGAGTGCCGCAAGGACGCGGACGTCATCGACGAGACGCCCGGGGCCTACAAGCCCATCGACGAGGTGATGCGGGCGCAGGCGAGCCTGGTCGACGTCGTCCACACGCTGCGGCAGGTGGTGTGCGTGAAGGGGTGA
- the rtcA gene encoding RNA 3'-terminal phosphate cyclase, with protein MIRIDGSKGEGGGQVLRTSLALALVTGTPFQMVNIRAGRSKPGLLRQHLTSVKAAAAVGGAEVEGAELHSQELTFRPRSVKPGDYHFAVGTAGSATLVLQTVLPALLSASGPSTLVLEGGTHNPAAPPFDFLAKAYLPLVRRMGPQVEATLERPGFFPAGGGKFHVSVQPAPLVPLHLLERGNVVRRRATAMFSQVPFDVAKRELETVGRRLGWSEEERRVEELKRAPGPGNALSLEVESEHVTEVFTSFGERGVPAETVASTVSEEARVYLEAGVPVGQHLCDQLMLLLALARGGSFRTLPLDGHARTQLETFAHFLDVKLSVKELSASVFEVGVDRASV; from the coding sequence ATGATTCGCATTGATGGTTCGAAGGGAGAGGGCGGCGGACAGGTGCTGCGCACGTCGTTGGCGCTGGCGCTGGTGACGGGGACGCCCTTCCAGATGGTGAATATCCGCGCGGGGCGCTCCAAGCCGGGGCTGTTGCGCCAGCACCTCACGTCGGTGAAGGCGGCGGCGGCGGTGGGGGGCGCGGAGGTGGAGGGGGCGGAGCTGCACTCGCAGGAGCTGACGTTCCGGCCTCGGAGCGTGAAGCCCGGGGACTACCACTTCGCGGTGGGCACGGCGGGCAGCGCCACGTTGGTGTTGCAGACGGTGTTGCCGGCGCTCTTGAGCGCGAGTGGGCCGTCCACGCTGGTGTTGGAGGGAGGGACGCACAACCCGGCGGCGCCGCCGTTCGACTTCCTGGCCAAGGCGTACCTGCCGCTGGTGCGGCGGATGGGGCCACAGGTGGAGGCCACGCTGGAGCGGCCCGGGTTCTTCCCCGCCGGGGGAGGCAAGTTCCACGTGAGCGTGCAGCCGGCGCCACTCGTGCCCTTGCACCTGCTGGAGCGGGGAAACGTGGTGCGGCGGCGGGCCACGGCGATGTTCTCCCAGGTTCCCTTCGACGTGGCGAAGCGGGAACTGGAGACAGTGGGGCGCAGGCTCGGCTGGAGCGAGGAGGAGCGGCGGGTGGAGGAACTGAAGCGCGCGCCCGGGCCGGGAAACGCGTTGTCCCTGGAGGTGGAGAGCGAGCACGTCACCGAGGTGTTCACCAGCTTCGGGGAGCGGGGCGTGCCCGCGGAGACCGTTGCCTCGACCGTGTCGGAGGAGGCGCGGGTCTACCTGGAGGCTGGAGTCCCCGTGGGGCAGCACCTGTGTGATCAGCTCATGTTGCTGCTGGCCCTGGCGCGTGGGGGCTCGTTCCGGACCCTGCCGCTGGATGGACATGCGCGCACCCAGCTCGAGACGTTCGCCCACTTCCTGGACGTGAAGCTCTCGGTGAAGGAGCTGTCCGCCTCGGTGTTCGAGGTGGGCGTGGATCGGGCGTCCGTCTGA